The sequence ATATCTTTGATGTACGACCCGTTTTGACACCTGAAATGTTAGCGTTGGGTGAATGGATGGCGCAAGATTCACTTAATTTCAGAATTTCAATTTTCCAAACGATGTTACCCAACTTAATGCGTGGTTCCTATGAAAAGTATTTTGTATTGAAAAATTGGGACAATACCGCAGCTGTTAAACTGTTTGAAGGTTCTGAAACGCTTGATTGGAAAGCTGTAAAAGATAGTGAGTTTGTGACCGCGTTACAGCGCTGGATTCAAGCAGGTGACATTGAAACGGTTTATCGTGTTTCGAGTAAAGAGACCAAGAAAACAAAACGAGCATTGAAAAATTGTTTAACAGAAACTGAGTTGATTGCAGCTCTTGAGAGTTTAGGGAATCAAGCGAAAGCACAACAAAAATGTTTGGCAATGTTACTTGAATTAGAAGCAACAGAGTTGTGGGTGGATGAAGCAAAAGCGCGAGGTATTAGTGATGCTGTCTTACGTTCAGTAGCCGAAAAAGGTTGGGTGACTATTTTTGCTAAAGAAATTGATCGAGACCCATATGCTAACCACCATTTTGAAAAATCAGAGCCACTGGATTTAACGACAGATCAAGAAACAGTTTTTCAACGTATTTTTGAGGTGCAACGTGAAAAAATTGCTAAAACATTTCTGCTTCATGGTGTTACGGGCAGTGGTAAAACAGAAGTTTACCTCCAAACAATTGCCGAGGCACTTAAATTAGGGAAACAAGCGATTATGCTAGTGCCAGAAATTGCGTTGACACCACAAATGGTCGAGCGTTTCAAATCACGATTCGGAAAAAAAGTTGCCGTTCTTCATAGTGCTTTATCAGCGGGTGAGCGTTTAGATGAATGGCAAAAAATCGAACGTGAGGAAGCAGATATTGTTGTAGGTGCGCGTTCTGCTATTTTTGCACCACTAACCAATATTGGGTTAATTATTATTGATGAAGAACATGAAGCAACATATAAACAAGAAGATTACCCACGTTATCATGCACGTGAAGTTGCCTTATGGCGAGCACAACACCATCAATGTCCAGTAGTGCTTGGAAGTGCAACACCCAATGTGGAAAGTTTTGCACGTGCAACAAAGGGTGTTTATGAGTTACTAGAGTTACCCGAACGCGTTAATAATCGTCCATTACCCACGGTTGAAATTGTCGATTTGAAGGATGAGTTACGTCAAGGCAATACGAGTTCTTTT comes from Brochothrix thermosphacta DSM 20171 = FSL F6-1036 and encodes:
- the priA gene encoding primosomal protein N', whose translation is MPIIAKVIVDTPAMTVDRPFDYLIPEQWQDVILPGMRVAVPFGPRQLLGYVVAVADVTALTDTKKLKEIVDIFDVRPVLTPEMLALGEWMAQDSLNFRISIFQTMLPNLMRGSYEKYFVLKNWDNTAAVKLFEGSETLDWKAVKDSEFVTALQRWIQAGDIETVYRVSSKETKKTKRALKNCLTETELIAALESLGNQAKAQQKCLAMLLELEATELWVDEAKARGISDAVLRSVAEKGWVTIFAKEIDRDPYANHHFEKSEPLDLTTDQETVFQRIFEVQREKIAKTFLLHGVTGSGKTEVYLQTIAEALKLGKQAIMLVPEIALTPQMVERFKSRFGKKVAVLHSALSAGERLDEWQKIEREEADIVVGARSAIFAPLTNIGLIIIDEEHEATYKQEDYPRYHAREVALWRAQHHQCPVVLGSATPNVESFARATKGVYELLELPERVNNRPLPTVEIVDLKDELRQGNTSSFSTVLLDKIKDRQQKGEQTVLMLNRRGFASFVMCRDCGFVPECPNCSITLTYHKLRHQLKCHYCGHQAPMPPQCPSCQSEHIRQYGTGTQKIEEELLELLPDIRIIRMDVDTTSRKGAHEKLLTAFGNGEADILLGTQMIAKGLDFPNITLVGVLNADTALNVPDFRASERTFQLLTQVSGRAGRHQLLGEVVIQTFNPDHYSIQLAQYQNYIAFYNQEMGLRKLTGYPPYYLTALIQVTSTDERKGEETIANITGFLKRELNEQTILLGPTPAPIAKIKNRYRYQCLIKYKVEPNLRDVLRRVLETYQKEIRNGLTVSIDFEPYTMM